A genomic window from Pocillopora verrucosa isolate sample1 chromosome 7, ASM3666991v2, whole genome shotgun sequence includes:
- the LOC131796149 gene encoding uncharacterized protein: protein MGIVQYLQVMLFVFNLTLSSVAKKAVNCQNFKFAIDEDVVHNQILKGHVFQRLTVPNAIQCHLKCKDDCLCVSMNYFPRSKENNCELNVANKDMEPAAMKWRQGGNYYDLVRSYTVKDGDRYTPEKHHCINRCCRTNPCLNGGACLEICDTHSTRFNCTCPNTYSGQRCENIKHPKSCKDIAKNGASTSGKYDISNSDNERFSVYCDLQSEPGFVWTLIQSLSLSKRNAFNYAGFGKNVEIDIEEGEVNWNEFRLSLSQMQYLANHSTHLRATCNFSTDGLQYTDYARAKLAGHDIFGTWETCKMYEYVNIRGINCSDCTALTKQREDASWHIKSYNSTQFGCEFNGKPGGVPGEKNFGKFNKLHTNQDHRCSFSPASTTQHWFGAKCDV from the exons AATTTGACACTCTCCTCTGTGGCAAAGAAAGCGGtaaattgtcaaaacttcaagtttgcTATCGATGAAGATGTCGTCCATAACCAAATTCTTAAGGGTCACGTGTTTCAAAGATTAACAGTGCCCAATGCCATCCAGTGTCACTTGAAGTGCAAAGATGACTGCCTGTGTGTATCTATGAACTATTTCCCTCGctccaaagaaaataactgcGAACTTAACGTTGCTAATAAAGACATGGAACCAGCGGCGATGAAATGGAGGCAAGGGGGAAATTATTACGATTTGGTGAGGAGCTACACGGTGAAG GATGGAGACAGATACACACCAGAGAAGCATCATTGCATCAACAGATGCTGCCGCACCAATCCTTGTCTCAATGGAGGGGCATGTCTGGAGATTTGTGACACTCACAGCACCAGGTTTAACTGCACCTGTCCTAACACATACTCTGGTCAGCGGTGTGAGAATATAAAACATCCGAAAAGCTGCAAAGACATAGCTAAGAATGGTGCTTCAACATCAGGAAAATACGACATCTCAAATTCAGACAATGAACGgttttctgtttactgtgaCTTGCAGTCTGAACCTGGCTTTGTATGGACGTTAATACAATCGTTATCCTTGTCCAAGAGAAATGCCTTCAATTATGCAGGGTTTGGCAAAAACGTTGAGATTGATATTGAAGAGGGGGAAGTAAATTGGAACGAGTTCCGACTATCCTTATCACAGATGCAGTATCTTGCTAATCACTCCACACATCTGAGAGCAACTTGTAACTTTTCTACGGATGGCCTGCAGTATACGGACTACGCACGCGCTAAGCTGGCAGGTCATGACATTTTTGGTACCTGGGAAACCTGCAAGATGTACGAATATGTCAATATCCGAGGAATCAATTGTTCTGATTGCACCGCCCTGACAAAACAGCGGGAAGATGCGTCCTGGCACATAAAGAGTTACAATAGCACACAATTCGGATGTGAATTTAATGGAAAACCAGGTGGAGTCCCCGGTGAAAAAAATTTCGGCAAATTTAACAAGCTTCATACGAATCAGGATCACCGGTGCTCGTTTTCCCCTGCTTCTACAACGCAGCATTGGTTTGGAGCTAAATGTGACGTGTAA